Proteins from a genomic interval of SAR324 cluster bacterium:
- a CDS encoding (deoxy)nucleoside triphosphate pyrophosphohydrolase: protein MIEVVAAVIVFENRLLAFQRGDSRYCYVANKFEFPGGKVRKDEPREDSLIRELREELDLDIKVGEWITTVEHEYQDFSIRMHCYLVHLESFTGLLKEHISYFHGSLDEARNLDWIEADKPILDILENRYQHEFY, encoded by the coding sequence GAGAATCGCCTACTCGCCTTTCAACGGGGTGATTCGAGGTACTGTTATGTCGCGAACAAGTTTGAGTTTCCCGGTGGGAAGGTGAGAAAGGATGAACCCAGAGAGGACAGTCTGATCAGGGAATTGAGGGAAGAGTTGGATCTAGACATCAAGGTAGGTGAATGGATAACAACCGTAGAACATGAATACCAAGACTTTTCAATCAGGATGCACTGCTATCTAGTTCATCTGGAAAGCTTCACAGGACTACTGAAAGAACATATCAGCTACTTTCACGGGTCACTTGATGAGGCTAGAAACCTAGATTGGATAGAGGCAGACAAACCTATTTTGGACATCCTTGAGAATAGATATCAGCATGAATTCTACTGA